A genome region from Proteus vulgaris includes the following:
- the yfcD gene encoding NUDIX hydrolase YfcD, whose product MEQEKTALVEWVDIVDDKNEVVAQATRQQMRAENLRHRATYIVVHDGMGKILAQRRTEIKDFYPGWLDATAGGVVQQGENLLESARREAEEELGIAGVPFAEHGQFYYDDESCRVWGSLFSCVSHGPFALQAEEIEEVCWLTPSEITERCDEFTPDSLKALSLWLTRNNSTRLEKRETVD is encoded by the coding sequence ATGGAACAAGAAAAGACGGCATTGGTTGAATGGGTTGATATTGTTGATGATAAAAATGAAGTCGTTGCACAAGCAACACGTCAACAAATGCGAGCTGAAAATCTTAGACATAGAGCAACTTATATCGTTGTTCATGATGGGATGGGCAAAATCTTGGCGCAACGTCGAACGGAAATAAAAGATTTTTATCCTGGTTGGTTAGATGCTACTGCGGGTGGTGTGGTTCAACAAGGTGAGAATTTACTTGAAAGTGCGCGTCGTGAAGCAGAAGAAGAGTTGGGTATTGCAGGGGTTCCTTTTGCTGAACATGGTCAATTTTATTATGATGATGAAAGTTGCCGTGTGTGGGGAAGCTTGTTTAGCTGTGTTTCTCATGGACCTTTCGCGCTGCAAGCAGAAGAAATTGAGGAAGTGTGTTGGCTAACTCCCTCTGAAATTACTGAGCGCTGTGATGAATTTACGCCTGATTCATTAAAAGCCCTTTCTCTTTGGTTAACACGTAATAACAGTACACGCCTAGAAAAGAGAGAAACCGTAGACTAA
- a CDS encoding LacI family DNA-binding transcriptional regulator yields MIKTRKRRNTGRVTLQDVAKLAGVGSMTVSRALRTPELVSDKLREKVNQAVEELGYIPNASAGALASAQSHIIAVLLPSFTDRASADFMQSLQQILNRHQYQILVGCYEHQPHKASGVINMLLQSNPAALVAFGSQLSPTHFLHISNANVPVVSVASQSDEQAAISIDCSYEQAAYDLTNHLVTQGKRCIGYIGALQGQRLHHQQITGWSRALLKNYLNAEQSVTTPDPASMAYGRQALTEILLRQPELDAVICSHESIALGMIFECQRRLIKIPQDLAIACLEGSENSNQISPSLTSIRFDYHKMGKEAGKHLIALLQRLRDEDDNAIFEDTVINYAYRFELGQSAP; encoded by the coding sequence ATGATCAAAACACGTAAGCGCCGAAATACAGGTCGCGTCACATTACAAGATGTCGCTAAACTCGCAGGAGTCGGATCCATGACCGTCTCTCGTGCATTGCGAACCCCTGAATTAGTTTCTGATAAGTTACGAGAAAAAGTTAATCAAGCCGTAGAAGAGCTTGGCTATATTCCGAATGCCTCTGCGGGTGCTTTAGCTTCAGCACAAAGTCATATTATTGCGGTACTGCTACCTTCTTTTACAGATAGAGCCAGTGCTGATTTTATGCAGTCTTTACAACAAATACTCAATCGCCATCAGTATCAAATTTTAGTGGGTTGCTATGAGCATCAGCCTCATAAAGCCAGTGGTGTGATTAATATGCTATTACAAAGTAATCCTGCCGCATTAGTTGCCTTTGGTTCACAGCTTAGTCCAACTCATTTTTTACATATCAGTAACGCTAATGTCCCTGTTGTCAGTGTTGCCAGCCAATCAGATGAACAAGCGGCTATTAGTATTGATTGTTCTTATGAGCAAGCTGCATATGATTTAACAAATCATTTAGTCACCCAAGGAAAGCGTTGTATTGGCTATATTGGAGCGTTACAAGGACAACGTCTGCACCACCAGCAAATAACAGGTTGGTCACGAGCGTTACTCAAAAATTATTTAAATGCTGAGCAAAGTGTTACTACGCCTGATCCCGCATCTATGGCATATGGTCGGCAAGCATTAACCGAAATTTTATTGCGCCAACCCGAACTAGATGCGGTTATTTGTAGCCATGAGAGTATTGCACTAGGTATGATTTTTGAGTGTCAACGTCGATTAATTAAGATCCCACAAGATCTGGCTATCGCATGTTTAGAAGGCTCTGAAAATAGCAATCAAATATCGCCTTCTCTCACCTCAATTCGTTTTGATTATCACAAAATGGGAAAAGAGGCAGGAAAACATCTGATAGCACTTTTACAACGTTTAAGAGACGAAGATGATAACGCTATATTCGAAGATACCGTTATCAACTATGCTTATCGATTTGAATTAGGACAAAGCGCCCCTTAG
- a CDS encoding glutathione binding-like protein has product MIDLYYADTPNGQKITLFLEETGIPYQLHRIDISKGDQFKPEFLAISPNNKIPAIVDNTPIDGGEPISIFESGAILIYLAEKSGKLLSQNLREKTTQLQWLFWQVGGFGPMLGQNHHFTRYATEKVPYAIKRYTEETQRLYSVLEKRLAQSPYLGGKEYSIADIATYTWARLHDHHNIDLANYPAINKWLNNINQRPATKKLFG; this is encoded by the coding sequence ATGATTGACTTATATTATGCGGATACCCCAAATGGCCAAAAAATAACGCTTTTTCTTGAAGAAACGGGCATACCTTATCAGTTACATCGCATCGATATTAGTAAAGGTGATCAATTTAAACCTGAATTTTTAGCTATTTCTCCCAATAATAAAATTCCCGCTATTGTAGATAACACCCCTATTGATGGTGGTGAACCTATCTCTATTTTTGAATCAGGTGCTATTCTTATCTATCTAGCCGAAAAAAGTGGTAAATTGCTCAGTCAAAATTTACGAGAAAAAACAACACAACTGCAATGGCTATTTTGGCAAGTGGGTGGATTTGGTCCCATGTTGGGACAAAATCATCACTTCACCCGCTATGCCACAGAAAAAGTGCCTTATGCTATTAAACGTTATACTGAAGAAACACAGCGTCTATACAGCGTATTAGAGAAAAGGTTAGCGCAATCACCTTATCTTGGTGGAAAAGAGTACAGCATTGCGGATATCGCCACATATACATGGGCTCGTCTGCACGATCACCACAATATTGATTTGGCGAATTATCCAGCAATTAATAAATGGCTAAACAACATTAACCAGCGCCCAGCAACGAAAAAACTCTTTGGTTAA